The following coding sequences are from one uncultured Methanobrevibacter sp. window:
- a CDS encoding winged helix-turn-helix transcriptional regulator codes for MEILQKRGALTHFQILGEISKQEPNLKQKDLAERLGITIQAVSENIKTLTELEYITSKDGRAPYKITQKGIAKVKKDAITLRKYSDSVLETMTYYKSTWPAIAKEDLKEGDEVGLFMEDGRLYASINAQTDAYADVILDTKKGFDVALTNLKGTIEIKESKILIITLPPIKQGGSRSADIDLIKEIYDGKYENYGLSSIDKVAAIGTTSHVIANALGMPIDIEFGVSEAAQSAVRKGLNVLILSIGDMSKNIAKDLEEANVPYQVIDAKKSTIEL; via the coding sequence ATGGAAATCTTACAAAAAAGAGGAGCATTGACTCATTTTCAAATTTTAGGGGAAATCTCTAAGCAAGAACCAAATCTTAAGCAAAAGGATTTGGCTGAACGTTTAGGAATTACAATTCAAGCGGTTTCTGAAAACATCAAAACATTGACTGAACTTGAATACATCACATCTAAAGATGGTAGAGCACCATATAAGATTACCCAAAAGGGAATTGCTAAAGTAAAAAAAGATGCAATTACCTTAAGAAAGTATTCTGATAGTGTTCTTGAAACCATGACCTATTATAAATCTACTTGGCCTGCAATTGCTAAGGAAGACTTGAAGGAAGGTGACGAAGTAGGTTTATTTATGGAAGATGGCAGATTATACGCTTCAATCAATGCACAGACTGATGCATACGCTGATGTAATATTGGATACTAAAAAAGGATTTGATGTTGCTTTAACCAATCTTAAGGGAACCATTGAAATCAAGGAAAGTAAAATCCTTATAATTACATTGCCTCCAATAAAACAAGGAGGATCAAGGTCTGCAGATATCGACTTGATTAAGGAAATCTATGATGGAAAATATGAAAACTATGGCTTAAGCTCAATTGACAAGGTTGCAGCAATTGGAACCACTTCCCATGTAATAGCTAATGCTTTAGGCATGCCAATAGATATTGAATTTGGAGTGAGTGAAGCAGCTCAATCTGCAGTTAGAAAAGGATTGAATGTATTGATCCTTTCAATCGGAGATATGAGCAAAAACATTGCAAAAGACTTGGAAGAAGCTAATGTGCCATATCAAGTCATAGATGCTAAAAAATCAACTATTGAACTTTAA
- a CDS encoding signal recognition particle subunit SRP19/SEC65 family protein: MKDVMIWPIYLDAGKSLNEGRKISKEYAVSEPRIKEIVKATQKLRYKYYAEEDKAYPGEWYNKSGRVIITSDDSKKEILINLSNTIKQMREAKQSNRPGNKKGKKGKRRK; the protein is encoded by the coding sequence ATGAAAGACGTTATGATTTGGCCGATATATCTTGATGCTGGAAAATCATTGAATGAAGGCAGAAAAATATCTAAAGAATATGCCGTCTCTGAACCAAGAATTAAGGAAATTGTAAAGGCTACTCAAAAATTAAGATACAAATATTATGCTGAAGAGGATAAGGCATATCCTGGCGAATGGTACAATAAATCCGGAAGAGTCATCATCACCAGCGATGACAGCAAAAAGGAAATTCTAATCAATTTATCAAACACCATCAAACAAATGAGAGAAGCCAAACAATCAAATAGGCCTGGCAATAAAAAAGGCAAAAAAGGAAAAAGAAGAAAATAA
- a CDS encoding winged helix-turn-helix domain-containing protein, producing the protein MSKNREKIFKALDGETLKPTDISKKTNIHSNNVSRILSQLREKNLVRLLNPETKRGRLYELTDYGKEILNLMKSQN; encoded by the coding sequence TTGTCAAAAAATCGAGAGAAAATATTCAAAGCATTAGATGGTGAAACTCTAAAGCCTACAGATATAAGCAAAAAGACAAATATCCATAGTAACAATGTAAGTCGCATTCTAAGTCAATTGCGAGAGAAAAACTTAGTTCGTTTATTAAACCCTGAAACCAAACGAGGCAGATTATACGAATTAACAGACTATGGAAAAGAAATTTTAAATTTAATGAAATCACAAAATTAG
- the hypE gene encoding hydrogenase expression/formation protein HypE, with amino-acid sequence MKIGMSHGAGGEVMGNLISQTILNNLSKKSVEGGYGLDALDDGATIPLGDYEIVVTTDGHTVNPLFFPGGDIGRISAAGTINDVSVMGAKPLAISNAMILQEGFPIEDLDKIIKSLSDTCEEADVAVITGDTKVMEQDKLDGIVIVTTGIGIAKKGEVIKDSTLSVGDKIIITGSVGDHGMSLMSFREGFGFETELKSDVAPMWGIISKALEVGGVTAMKDPTRGGLANCINEMARKSGVGVMLKDEAIPVKEAVRAASDMLGIDPYEVANEGKVLMGVKAEKAEEVLAAIKTDKYGKDAAIIGEVIDDDKVLIETGIGGVRILETPIADPVPRVC; translated from the coding sequence ATGAAGATAGGAATGTCACATGGTGCTGGTGGAGAAGTAATGGGAAATTTGATCTCACAGACCATTCTAAATAATTTATCAAAAAAATCAGTTGAAGGAGGATACGGCTTAGATGCATTGGATGATGGTGCAACAATCCCTCTTGGAGATTATGAGATTGTTGTAACAACTGATGGTCATACCGTAAACCCATTGTTCTTCCCTGGTGGAGATATTGGAAGAATTTCAGCAGCAGGAACTATAAATGATGTTTCTGTAATGGGTGCAAAGCCTTTAGCTATTTCAAATGCAATGATTTTACAGGAAGGTTTTCCAATTGAAGACTTGGATAAAATCATAAAATCTTTAAGCGATACCTGTGAAGAAGCTGATGTAGCAGTCATTACTGGAGACACTAAAGTAATGGAACAAGACAAGCTTGATGGTATTGTTATTGTAACTACTGGTATTGGAATTGCTAAAAAAGGAGAAGTAATCAAGGATTCCACTTTAAGTGTTGGAGATAAAATCATAATCACTGGTAGTGTTGGAGACCACGGAATGAGCTTAATGTCCTTTAGGGAAGGTTTCGGATTTGAAACTGAATTGAAATCTGATGTAGCTCCTATGTGGGGAATCATTTCCAAGGCTCTTGAAGTAGGTGGAGTAACTGCTATGAAAGACCCTACCCGTGGAGGACTTGCAAACTGCATAAATGAAATGGCTCGTAAATCCGGTGTTGGAGTCATGCTTAAGGATGAAGCTATTCCTGTTAAAGAGGCAGTTAGAGCAGCATCTGATATGTTAGGTATTGATCCATATGAAGTTGCTAATGAAGGAAAAGTTTTAATGGGTGTAAAAGCTGAAAAGGCTGAAGAAGTATTGGCAGCTATTAAAACCGACAAATATGGTAAGGATGCAGCCATTATCGGTGAAGTTATTGATGATGATAAAGTATTGATTGAAACAGGCATTGGTGGAGTTAGAATCCTAGAAACCCCTATAGCAGATCCTGTTCCAAGAGTATGTTAA
- a CDS encoding TIGR02253 family HAD-type hydrolase: MTKAVFFDIDDTLVDTSSFADLARHAAIESMCNNGLPLEPEEAYDLLKDIIKEKGSNYSRHFNILTEEVLGKEDPLLVAIGMTTYHNVKFALLRPFPRTSAILIYLKSKGYKLGAITNGITIKQWEKLVRLNLYHFFDIVITSEEVGVEKPDPEIYIEACRRMACDVKKSIMIGNKLDVDCMGAVNAGMSAILVNSTLDEDEKERVNEEDIDIIVLDSISDVDTVL, from the coding sequence ATGACAAAAGCAGTATTTTTTGATATTGATGATACTCTTGTAGACACTTCAAGTTTTGCAGATTTGGCAAGACATGCAGCTATTGAAAGTATGTGTAACAATGGTTTACCTTTAGAACCAGAGGAAGCATATGATTTACTAAAGGATATTATTAAAGAAAAAGGTTCAAATTATTCCAGACACTTCAATATCTTAACAGAAGAAGTTTTAGGAAAGGAAGATCCTCTTTTAGTAGCTATTGGAATGACAACATATCACAATGTGAAATTTGCTCTTTTAAGACCATTCCCTAGAACAAGTGCAATATTGATTTACCTTAAAAGTAAAGGATATAAATTAGGTGCAATCACTAATGGAATCACCATTAAGCAATGGGAAAAATTGGTTAGATTGAATTTATACCACTTTTTTGACATCGTAATCACTTCAGAGGAAGTTGGAGTTGAAAAGCCAGATCCTGAAATATATATAGAAGCATGCAGAAGAATGGCTTGTGATGTTAAAAAAAGCATTATGATTGGAAATAAATTGGATGTTGACTGTATGGGTGCAGTTAATGCCGGAATGAGTGCTATTCTTGTCAATTCAACTTTAGATGAAGATGAAAAAGAAAGAGTTAATGAAGAGGATATTGATATCATTGTACTAGATAGTATCTCTGATGTTGATACTGTTTTATAA
- a CDS encoding phenylalanine--tRNA ligase subunit alpha has translation MSEDINKIINELHIYEKKLLKELEINENATPDEIAENTGLNIKSVMSAAGSLASKGIIIVNKETKEKFSLTENGKKYAEIGLPERRILKVLQDKKQLAMKDLASLEGLDKKEVNISIGWLVRKSWAKMDKGVLSITDVGESSKEKLGDDESLLRTLIEKAQVSKEQLDEDMAKGLSALKERKNLIAEQKTTLHSFELTDLGREILDIGFTIEEEATQLTHQQLKEGSWKDLKYRPYDINAEYPIFFPGKEHPLRRIIQEIREIFLNMGFTEDKGDYLESAFWNFDSLFQPQDHAAREMQDTFYVKNPLTCDLPDDELVQKVARTHEDGGNTGSEGWNYDWDEDIARQSVLRTHTTGISTQRLAKGELPIKMFSVGRVFRRETFDYKHLPEFHQVEGLVAAPGINYQNLLGTLKEFYKKLGFEVRFRPAYFPYTYLSTECEIYLEEKESWIELGGCGMFRPEVLEPLGINTPALAFGLGIERLAMIRYDLSDIRMLYKSDISWLREVPLEEGVKFD, from the coding sequence AAATTATTAATGAATTACATATTTATGAAAAAAAGCTATTAAAAGAGTTAGAAATTAATGAAAATGCAACTCCTGATGAAATAGCTGAAAATACCGGTTTAAATATTAAATCAGTAATGAGTGCTGCAGGATCATTAGCTTCTAAAGGAATCATCATTGTAAACAAAGAGACAAAAGAGAAATTTAGCTTGACTGAAAATGGTAAAAAATATGCTGAAATAGGCCTTCCTGAAAGGAGAATCCTTAAGGTATTGCAGGATAAAAAGCAATTGGCCATGAAGGATTTGGCTAGTTTAGAAGGGCTTGACAAGAAAGAAGTCAACATATCCATTGGTTGGCTGGTTCGTAAAAGTTGGGCAAAAATGGATAAGGGAGTATTATCCATTACTGATGTAGGGGAATCCAGCAAAGAAAAATTAGGTGATGATGAATCATTATTAAGAACCCTTATTGAAAAGGCACAAGTGTCTAAGGAGCAATTGGATGAAGATATGGCTAAAGGTTTATCTGCACTTAAAGAGAGGAAAAACCTTATTGCTGAGCAAAAGACAACTCTCCATAGTTTTGAATTAACCGATTTAGGTCGTGAGATTTTAGATATTGGATTCACCATTGAAGAGGAAGCTACTCAATTGACCCATCAACAGCTTAAGGAAGGATCTTGGAAAGACTTAAAATACCGGCCTTATGATATCAATGCAGAGTATCCTATATTCTTCCCAGGTAAAGAGCATCCTTTAAGAAGAATCATTCAGGAAATTAGAGAAATCTTCTTGAATATGGGATTCACTGAAGATAAAGGCGATTATTTGGAGTCTGCCTTCTGGAATTTTGATTCTCTTTTCCAACCTCAAGATCATGCTGCAAGAGAAATGCAGGATACATTTTATGTGAAAAATCCTTTAACTTGTGATTTGCCAGATGATGAGCTTGTTCAAAAAGTAGCAAGAACTCATGAAGATGGTGGAAATACCGGTTCTGAAGGTTGGAACTATGATTGGGATGAGGATATTGCTCGTCAATCTGTTTTAAGAACCCACACTACAGGAATTTCCACTCAAAGATTGGCAAAAGGTGAACTTCCTATTAAGATGTTTTCAGTAGGAAGAGTATTCAGAAGAGAAACCTTTGACTACAAGCATTTGCCAGAGTTCCATCAAGTTGAAGGGCTTGTTGCTGCTCCTGGAATCAATTATCAAAACTTATTGGGTACTCTAAAGGAATTCTATAAGAAATTAGGTTTTGAAGTAAGATTCAGACCAGCTTATTTCCCTTACACCTATCTTTCAACTGAGTGTGAAATCTACTTGGAAGAAAAGGAAAGCTGGATTGAACTTGGTGGTTGTGGAATGTTCAGGCCAGAAGTTTTAGAGCCTTTAGGCATTAACACACCAGCTTTAGCATTCGGTTTAGGTATTGAACGTCTTGCAATGATTAGATATGATTTATCTGACATTAGAATGCTTTATAAAAGTGACATTAGCTGGTTAAGAGAGGTGCCTTTAGAAGAGGGAGTAAAGTTTGATTAA
- a CDS encoding Dna2/Cas4 domain-containing protein — MENKLIIDEFNILDFERHENYKMVRIIDEKANFPISWLNTQGYCEYSLYLEYCQGVSTAPTQEMLEGTEGHSRLEEKFKETAQPSTFQDAFELSKEEEILSREMFVIDTEDGIRGFIDEVRMTPDKIIIIDDKPGNRAYPSTINQVRAYCLAFKNMIGDDNRTIIAALRQRGTDNIFWSEEFNESNEQNIRYTINFLHRLIDDKRDPIPTKNPNKCRKCRFQSYCEEKAI, encoded by the coding sequence ATGGAAAATAAACTTATTATAGACGAATTCAATATTTTAGATTTTGAACGTCATGAAAATTATAAGATGGTTCGAATTATTGATGAGAAAGCTAATTTTCCAATTAGCTGGCTAAATACACAAGGATATTGCGAATACAGTTTATACCTTGAATATTGCCAAGGAGTTAGCACTGCACCAACTCAAGAAATGCTTGAAGGAACTGAAGGACATTCCCGCTTAGAGGAAAAATTCAAGGAAACCGCTCAGCCATCAACTTTTCAAGATGCTTTTGAATTGTCTAAGGAAGAGGAAATCTTGTCTCGTGAAATGTTTGTGATTGATACTGAAGATGGAATTCGCGGTTTTATTGATGAAGTTAGAATGACTCCCGATAAGATAATCATCATTGACGATAAACCTGGAAACAGGGCTTATCCATCAACAATCAATCAAGTTCGCGCTTACTGCTTGGCATTTAAAAACATGATTGGAGATGATAACCGTACAATCATTGCTGCATTAAGGCAAAGGGGAACAGACAATATATTCTGGAGTGAAGAATTCAATGAAAGCAATGAACAGAATATTAGGTACACAATCAATTTTTTACATAGATTAATTGATGATAAAAGAGACCCGATACCTACTAAAAACCCAAATAAATGTAGAAAATGCAGATTCCAAAGTTATTGTGAAGAAAAAGCTATTTAA
- a CDS encoding 30S ribosomal protein S8e, producing the protein MAICQGKSTRSPSGARRVANRGKRKSELGRESAETRLGEKKLRKIRTRGGNEKHRLAFENQINVIDADGKAHTVEILNVIENSANPNYVRRNIITKGAIVETELGHAKVTSRPGQDGVVNGVIVE; encoded by the coding sequence ATGGCTATTTGTCAAGGAAAATCAACCAGATCTCCATCTGGTGCTAGAAGAGTTGCAAACCGTGGTAAAAGGAAATCTGAATTAGGTAGAGAATCTGCAGAAACCAGATTAGGTGAGAAAAAATTAAGAAAAATCAGAACCCGTGGTGGAAACGAAAAACACAGATTAGCATTCGAAAACCAAATCAACGTTATCGATGCTGACGGTAAAGCTCACACTGTAGAAATCTTAAACGTAATTGAAAACAGTGCTAACCCTAACTACGTAAGAAGGAACATCATCACCAAAGGTGCTATTGTAGAAACCGAATTAGGTCACGCAAAAGTTACCTCCAGACCTGGTCAAGATGGTGTTGTTAACGGAGTTATTGTAGAATAA
- a CDS encoding RDD family protein: MDLFGKRVVAYILDFFVVSAFMWIISYFAYFFINYFNMFQIYHYFVFILPFLILAYFTILEKNIGATVGKRLMFIEVKSAVPRRGRLGRDYSITYSQALIRSLSKIYWFPIIIDVILGRIAGKTRLLDGITRTTVIEENTDVFFSRRNY, from the coding sequence ATGGACTTATTCGGTAAAAGAGTTGTAGCATATATTCTCGATTTCTTTGTAGTTTCTGCATTTATGTGGATTATTTCCTATTTCGCATATTTCTTTATAAACTACTTCAATATGTTCCAAATTTACCATTACTTTGTATTTATTCTTCCATTCCTAATTTTAGCGTATTTTACAATTTTAGAGAAGAATATAGGTGCAACTGTTGGTAAAAGATTGATGTTTATTGAAGTTAAATCAGCGGTGCCAAGAAGAGGCAGGCTTGGAAGGGATTATTCCATTACCTATTCTCAAGCATTGATCAGGTCTCTTTCTAAAATTTACTGGTTCCCAATAATTATTGATGTAATTCTTGGAAGAATTGCAGGTAAAACCAGACTTTTAGATGGCATTACCAGAACTACTGTTATTGAAGAGAATACTGATGTATTTTTTAGTAGAAGAAATTATTAA
- a CDS encoding glycosyltransferase family 2 protein produces the protein MNNNLRQGGISINQFKISIIIPVYNGEKYLPITLDSVINQTIGIENLEIIIANDCSTDNTKQIIEDYKERINNETNKETIKSIHLVENMGGAFGPRNIALNHVNGEYLMFIDSDDTYPLDACETLYNKINEYECDIAFGRYLRHYPEKNIIRKSYTPYVDSLKKPYVDYLDDLVKGSNLNGFIGSLWKNIMSRFFYGKSIKKENNEEIFIKDFKAEKNDEIAILKILPSFWSKIYRTELIRENGIKFPECISAEDLNFLLESYIKSEKGILFLNNKIVYNYFMRLEDEDKSITKNINFRLVHDSLKAYRLSSELSDEYGIRNKDLFLNPYLLNWISLWLSRDNSKEENKVFLNEIEMMEHGKKNGLKYKLILKFIKVLLKIK, from the coding sequence ATGAATAATAATCTAAGACAAGGGGGAATTTCTATCAACCAATTTAAAATAAGCATAATCATACCTGTTTACAATGGAGAGAAATATCTTCCAATTACTTTAGATTCAGTTATCAATCAAACAATAGGAATTGAAAACCTGGAAATAATAATAGCTAATGACTGTTCCACAGACAATACAAAGCAGATAATTGAAGATTATAAGGAAAGAATCAACAATGAGACTAATAAGGAAACCATTAAGTCAATCCACCTTGTGGAAAACATGGGTGGGGCATTTGGTCCTCGAAACATAGCATTGAACCATGTGAATGGAGAATATCTGATGTTCATAGATTCAGATGACACTTATCCTTTGGATGCATGTGAAACATTATACAATAAGATCAATGAATATGAATGCGACATTGCCTTTGGAAGATACTTGAGGCATTATCCAGAGAAAAATATCATTCGAAAGTCATACACTCCATACGTAGACAGCTTAAAAAAGCCATATGTCGATTACCTTGATGATTTGGTTAAAGGTTCTAACTTAAATGGATTCATAGGTTCACTCTGGAAAAACATCATGAGCAGATTCTTTTATGGTAAATCCATTAAGAAGGAAAACAATGAAGAGATATTCATTAAGGATTTCAAAGCGGAAAAGAATGATGAAATAGCTATTTTAAAGATCTTGCCATCATTCTGGTCTAAAATATACAGAACCGAACTGATAAGGGAAAATGGCATCAAGTTTCCAGAATGCATCTCTGCTGAGGACTTGAACTTCCTATTGGAATCATATATCAAAAGCGAAAAAGGAATTCTGTTTTTAAACAATAAGATTGTTTACAATTATTTCATGAGACTTGAAGATGAAGACAAGTCCATTACAAAAAACATTAACTTCAGATTAGTGCACGATTCACTGAAAGCCTACAGATTGTCTTCAGAGCTTTCTGATGAATATGGCATCAGGAATAAAGATCTCTTCCTGAATCCTTACCTATTGAATTGGATTAGTCTATGGTTAAGCAGGGATAATTCAAAAGAGGAAAATAAGGTATTCCTTAATGAGATTGAAATGATGGAACATGGCAAGAAGAATGGATTGAAATACAAGCTAATTCTAAAATTCATTAAAGTCCTATTGAAAATCAAATAA
- a CDS encoding exodeoxyribonuclease III: protein MTDVRLISWNVNGIRAIHKKGFLDWFNEEKADVICLQETKAQIDQLPKKLVNVPGYTSYFNSAERKGYSGVATYTAIEPKEVYSGMGIEKFDIEGRLQRLDFEGFTLLNIYYPNGGSGDERLKYKLDFYDAFLDYTNDLRDKGHNLVICGDLNTAHKEIDLARPKNNEDVSGFLPIEREWVTKFLDNGYIDTFRMLHGDEKDQYTWWSYRTRARERNVGWRLDYFFVNEEFKDNVNASYIKSDIMGSDHCPIALEIEI from the coding sequence ATGACAGATGTTAGACTTATCTCATGGAATGTAAATGGTATTAGGGCTATTCATAAAAAAGGCTTTCTTGATTGGTTCAATGAGGAAAAGGCAGATGTTATATGCCTTCAGGAAACCAAGGCTCAAATAGACCAGTTGCCTAAAAAATTAGTTAATGTTCCAGGCTATACAAGCTATTTCAATTCAGCAGAAAGAAAAGGATACAGTGGAGTAGCCACTTATACAGCTATTGAACCTAAAGAGGTTTATTCTGGAATGGGAATTGAAAAGTTTGATATTGAAGGAAGACTTCAAAGATTGGATTTCGAGGGATTCACTCTTTTAAACATTTACTATCCTAATGGGGGAAGTGGTGATGAAAGATTGAAATATAAGCTTGATTTCTATGATGCATTCCTTGATTATACTAATGATTTAAGGGATAAGGGTCACAATTTGGTGATTTGTGGTGACTTGAACACTGCTCATAAGGAAATTGATCTTGCAAGACCAAAAAATAATGAAGATGTTTCAGGTTTCTTGCCTATAGAAAGAGAATGGGTAACTAAATTCCTGGATAATGGTTATATTGATACATTCAGAATGTTGCATGGAGATGAAAAGGACCAATATACATGGTGGAGTTATAGAACCCGTGCAAGAGAAAGAAATGTTGGATGGCGTTTAGATTACTTCTTTGTAAATGAAGAATTTAAAGACAATGTAAATGCATCATATATCAAATCTGATATAATGGGTTCTGATCATTGTCCTATTGCTTTAGAAATAGAAATATAA
- a CDS encoding DNA polymerase domain-containing protein, whose protein sequence is MIESPEQIAIENEIKVQKDKFLSYFNGSLPDTMELEFEGFYRRGFFVSKKRYAVIEDGKIIAKGLELVRRDWAPIAKKTQEDILMAILEEGNVKKAEKIISKVLKQIKSGNLDMKELVIHTQITKNLDDYKQVGPHVIAAREIESHGIKVGKGTIVQYIIAKGKGSISQRAVPYEYSEGIEYDKEYYIENQLIPAVSRMMEPLGYDKDRLRELSSNERQQSLDAFF, encoded by the coding sequence ATGATTGAATCCCCTGAGCAAATAGCTATTGAAAATGAGATAAAGGTGCAAAAGGATAAGTTTTTATCTTATTTCAATGGGTCTTTACCTGATACAATGGAATTGGAATTTGAAGGATTCTATAGAAGAGGGTTCTTTGTAAGCAAAAAAAGATATGCTGTTATTGAAGATGGTAAGATCATTGCAAAAGGATTGGAACTTGTTAGGAGAGATTGGGCTCCAATTGCAAAGAAAACTCAAGAAGATATCTTAATGGCTATTTTAGAAGAGGGTAATGTTAAAAAGGCTGAAAAAATCATCAGCAAAGTTCTAAAGCAAATCAAGTCAGGTAATCTTGATATGAAGGAATTGGTTATCCATACTCAAATCACCAAAAATCTTGATGATTACAAACAGGTTGGCCCTCATGTTATTGCTGCTCGAGAGATAGAATCTCACGGAATCAAGGTAGGTAAAGGAACCATTGTCCAATACATTATAGCTAAGGGAAAAGGTTCAATAAGTCAGAGAGCAGTTCCTTATGAATATAGTGAAGGAATAGAATATGATAAGGAATATTATATTGAAAATCAGTTGATTCCTGCAGTTTCAAGGATGATGGAACCTTTAGGTTATGACAAGGATAGATTAAGGGAATTATCTTCCAATGAAAGGCAACAAAGTTTAGATGCTTTCTTTTAA
- a CDS encoding DHH family phosphoesterase yields MTKNIPPEMKERYEEARRLIESSKDIKIYSHTDCDGISSGAILTGILKKIGRKLGEDFEIEIVNLDVLENVPIEHELTIFSDLGSGQPVDKNANKDSKILILDHHPPLRDIDYCDTVDYDYLEINPIFYGIDGSGEICGGGLCYLLAKEFGFTDLSWLGILAAIGDIQNGKTGKLEGMNRTILKDAEDEGLVNVIKNDLSLYGRQTRPLFVALSYFSDVNLEITNDQNRSLDLLKRLGINTRNPVNDTSIRSCDLSQNDKFKLIKELINMITKEIPSRYAIHAPKLVMGESYEFANEEKYTFLRDASEFSTAMNACVRNERPEVALKLLDLTIRRNEILSDNNVSVDIESDRAVVLDELEEISKAHRFYLAQNIKTIGESDSIVQMENIQYFDGEGIRSNVVGTIAGMVLSQGDWRKPIIAFTQVSEENDDLKISLRCSKLLAYDGVHFGKIIRKVSQSLGGNGGGHDVACGAYIRKDQKEEFFDMMNKELEGKLVLD; encoded by the coding sequence ATGACAAAAAACATACCACCAGAAATGAAAGAAAGATATGAAGAAGCTAGAAGACTTATAGAATCTTCAAAAGACATTAAGATTTACAGCCATACTGACTGCGACGGAATCTCATCAGGAGCAATCTTAACAGGAATCCTAAAAAAGATTGGAAGGAAATTAGGCGAGGATTTTGAAATTGAAATCGTTAACCTCGATGTTTTGGAAAATGTTCCAATTGAACATGAATTGACAATATTTTCTGACCTTGGGTCTGGACAGCCTGTTGATAAGAATGCAAATAAGGATTCCAAAATACTTATTCTCGACCACCACCCTCCACTTAGAGACATTGATTACTGCGATACAGTAGATTATGACTATTTGGAAATAAATCCTATTTTTTATGGAATAGACGGATCTGGAGAAATTTGTGGAGGAGGTCTATGTTACCTTCTTGCTAAGGAATTCGGTTTTACCGATTTAAGCTGGCTTGGAATATTGGCAGCTATTGGAGACATACAAAACGGTAAAACTGGAAAATTGGAAGGAATGAATAGAACTATCCTTAAGGATGCTGAAGACGAGGGATTAGTTAATGTAATCAAAAATGACCTATCATTATACGGCAGACAAACAAGACCGTTGTTTGTTGCATTATCCTATTTCAGCGATGTAAACTTGGAAATCACAAATGACCAGAACAGGTCATTGGACTTGTTAAAAAGACTTGGCATAAATACCAGAAACCCTGTAAATGACACATCCATCAGATCCTGTGATTTAAGCCAAAACGATAAATTCAAATTAATCAAAGAATTAATTAACATGATTACAAAGGAAATCCCTAGCAGATATGCAATTCATGCTCCAAAATTAGTTATGGGAGAAAGCTATGAATTTGCAAATGAGGAGAAATACACCTTCTTAAGGGATGCATCAGAATTTTCTACAGCAATGAATGCATGCGTTAGAAATGAAAGGCCTGAAGTTGCTTTGAAACTATTGGATTTGACAATAAGAAGAAACGAAATCTTAAGTGACAATAATGTTTCAGTAGATATTGAAAGCGATAGGGCAGTGGTGCTAGATGAACTTGAAGAGATTTCAAAAGCCCATAGGTTCTATTTGGCACAGAACATTAAGACCATTGGTGAATCTGACTCTATAGTGCAAATGGAAAATATCCAGTATTTCGATGGGGAAGGCATAAGAAGCAATGTTGTAGGTACAATTGCTGGAATGGTCCTAAGTCAAGGAGATTGGAGAAAACCTATTATTGCATTTACCCAAGTGAGTGAAGAGAATGATGATTTGAAGATTTCACTTCGTTGCTCTAAGCTACTCGCTTATGATGGAGTTCACTTTGGGAAAATAATCAGAAAAGTGTCTCAGAGTTTAGGTGGAAACGGTGGAGGTCACGATGTAGCTTGTGGTGCTTATATCCGTAAAGACCAAAAAGAGGAATTCTTTGACATGATGAACAAGGAATTGGAAGGTAAATTGGTACTTGATTAA